From the Trifolium pratense cultivar HEN17-A07 linkage group LG4, ARS_RC_1.1, whole genome shotgun sequence genome, the window TTAGATATTTATCATCCTAAGAGTACTCATCGAACCACAACCATACTTAGCATGCataatttttccttcattcTATCAAGAATATAAGAATGAGTCGTTTAAAATGCGATGAAGCATCATAGGGGCTCCAAGATAGATaccataagtttttttttttataacgaGATACCGAAAGTTATTGTCTAAACCTTTTTTAATATCGTACataaatcctagctcaactggcaaaaataccaaaatttcTAGTGTCGGACGTCAGGATCGGGGTTCGAGTTTTCAATGGTTTTGCtatttcgtctatcaaccaaaaaaaataaaccttttttcatatcttataatttatttagaataaataaatagacaaaatgTGTTCAACATGTTTTTTCAAATCTTATATATAATACTTCAtgacaaacatatataatatacaacaatcaataataatttcaaaatacacaaattcaaTTAGATAGTTTAATTCATTTGAGAtgagaaaaggaaaaagtacccaagaaataaaaatgatattcaAGAAAAGAAAGCTCCAACAATAACTTTAATAGCGAAGGAATGCGAGTGAAAAATAGTCTAAAAGCCGATAGGATCGGTTATAGCAGCCCGAGTTTCTAAAATCTGCGCCTCCTGTTGAATGATACTCTCCAAAACAGCTTCAGAGGAAGCCAATTGATGCTTAAGATCCTCCACATGTTGAGTCAACATCTGTTTTGAGTCCAACAGTTTTTGCAACGCAGCTTCAGAGACTTGTAAACCAGGAAACAAAGCATGGTTTTCGACACCATTCAACCATTTcttatcaaaagaaaatttgCGCACGTCTTGTAATAACTCAACAAATTCAGAGTGGCTTGAACCTGACACATCCAACACACTATGCGTTTGGAGGAATTTCAATAGCTCAGAAAGACAGTTGTAGGCATAACCCTTGTATCTGTTACTAAGTGAAGTATCCTTTAAAACAACATAAGGATGCTTGATAAAGAAATCGGTCAACAAAGATAAGTTTTCATGATCCAAATGCTTTTTGACGACAAGTTGCTCAAGCTCCCTTGTGACAAGTAAAGAAGAACTTGAATCTTCTACTATATGAGAAGAGTCCCCTGAAAGTATAGGAAATAATAATCAAGCCTCTTTGAACacaagaaatttaattaaaaataaaatgaagcaATAAAATACCTTCAGAAGGCTTTGAAGGAAACTGAGAGGCAATAGAAGATGGCCATGATTTTGAAACTATAATTTCATCCTTGTTAGGAAACCGTTGCTCAACAACTAAGCTTACTTTCATGGCAACATCGTCATTTAGCGAAACTAAACAAATTGTGGGATAGGAAAAAGTTCAAAATCAAAAGGGGAAGTAAtgtcaaaatgaaaaaatatatattcaaagCATCTTCACCTTGATCATTTAACTCTGTAGTAGCAACGTTGTGTCTTGAACCTATAATTGCATCCTCCTTAGGAAACTGTGGCTCAACAACTGAGCTTACTTTCATGGCAACATCATCATTTAACGAAACTAAACAAATTGTGGAATAGGAAAAAGTTCAAAATCAAAAGGGTGATATTTGTTGAAGTAATATCaaaatagaaacaaatatatattcaaaGAGTCGTCACCTTGATCATTTGACTCTGTAGTAGCAACATTGTGTCTTGAACCTATAATTACATCCTCCTTAGGAAACTGTTGCTCAACAACTGAGCTTACTTTCATGGCAACATCATCATTTAACGAAACTAAACAAATTGTGGAATACGAAAAAGTTCAAAATCAAAAGGGTGATGATTGTTGAAGTAATAtcaaaatacaaacaaatatatattcaaaGCGTCTTCACCTTGATCATTTGACTCTGTAGTAGCAATGGAAAAAGAAGTCGTGGCTATTTGGCCGTCGCCATCTTCCTACACAGATTCAAATCAGCAAATGATATCATCATATCTTAAGTCTTAGTATTTATAGGATCAATCTTACtatatttaacaatatattagtatattttatttGGGAAAAGCTTGATTTCATTATagaaagattaaaaaataaataaaacaaaagaatcgGTGTGAAGCATCATCAATTATTGAGCAACAGTTCCGCTAAACTTTGGATACAAGTAACTGCACGTGAAAATTTTGTTTCATTCAGCTCCTTTACAGATTTATGCAGAATTATTTAAGAGATAGATGGAATTAAtacatgaaagaaaaaaaatgacccATAACATCTATGTCAGCTTTTCGTTATGAATCCATTAGTGTTATATCAAAATTAGTTAAAAGCTTGTTATAAATAGAATGATAGTTTGGCGTCACGTTAATAAATCATGTCAACTCGGCGTAAATTTAAGGAAAAATTGAGAGGAGACTATCAAATTACAAAGGGGAAAAATTAAGGTGCCAAAATTACAGTTAAACCTTGTAAAAAAGGAAAGTGTTTCAAAGCTTTGTTACATACTATAAACTCACCTGTGAAGATGTTCTACAATCAGTTTCTTCACGTGAATGTTGTTGGTCCATCATACACTGTTGATCAagtgatttttcattcatcaaCTCCTGTAATAAGAACAGATGCATTAGTGatatgaaaatattaattaCCTCTCTATTACTAATCATAGCTCAGTTGACTCAAAGACATTGTCATGGTGATTGTAACTTGGAGAAAGAGATAGGTATTGACCTGTGAAGATGTCAACTCATGTTCTGATGCTACTTGAACTTCAATCCCAGCGGCAAAATCTTCGGTGGTTTTTGAATTACTTGGGTGTTTATTACTAGTATCATGGCATTTGGACTCTTTTAGAAATAGGTAATATAGATTATACCAATGAAACTCAAACCCCtctgaagaaaaatattaaatagattaaaaatcatCGGATAGTAAATCATAagcataataataaaatgaaaatctcCACTTTAAATTGTAAATCATCATTTTGCAAGTTTAAGCATGCACGGTTGTTATTTGTCTTTGTGTAATAATTACTCAATCTGTCCCAAAATAAGTGTCGCAGTTGACCATTAAATTAAACACCACATGATATgtaatttatcaaaatattttgtggTATattgtgtacctgaataatcaAAATGAGAAATGTCAATGTCCTTGGGAGTTAACGCTGTAGTGATAGAGAGTTTTTTACAGTTTTGTACAAAACGGTCTTTTACAGCCTCAAATTGAACTTCTTGTGTCTGGCAGAGGCTTGGTAGGTTGAGAAATGCAAGATATCTCAGCTTTGGAATCTCCACTTTCTGATCATCACCTTCACCTGCAAATATTTTCTCTAGCTCATCTGCTTCTCTTATCACTAGAAGATTTAGCTCAGGAAGCTCTTTACATATGGAGATTGGAAAAACATATTTCAACTTGTTGCACTTTATCACAACAAGTTTATTTAGTTTTAGGAAGCATGTCTTTGTATCTGATGATTTTTTATTCTCCGAATCATCATCTTCAATAATATGCTTCAACTCTTTGCATTCTTCTATTCTTAGATCACGTAACTGTGGCAGAAATCTTAAAATGGAAGTGGAGAATACAATTTCCAATTTTTCACATCGCACAATGTTTATCCGTCTAAGGTTTTTGAGGGCAAAAGCATTGTTGGCACCCACAAAAAGAAACTTCATCATGAGCAGATCACACAACTGTATGTATTGCAACCCCAAGTTCATCTGCTGTCCATTTTCTTCattgagaaaaaatatattttctactTTGGAGTTATATACCTTGAGACTTTCTAAACCGAGAAAATGCTCCATGTTGCCACTCAATTCCTACTTGTTCGTACATAAAATAatgcttttttaaaatatgtataataatataagatgcacaatatttgaaaaaaatcatgataaTACATAGAAAATATATAGTTTATCATAGCATTTAAATGTGATAATACATTGAAATACTACAGTATTAATTTGTATATGAAGCACATATCAAATGAAGTTGTAACCTATTGTCCATGCATGttaatcaaaatatcaagttaaTGGAAGCCAAACAACTCCACCTAAATAATCTTATATGCAAATCTGTTGTGTTCAAACCATCATGCATTAAGGCACCAAGATTGGGTTCTAGCAAGtgaagaatttaaattttttctaatCACCAAGTTTGGTTATGCGTTTCCTATAGCAGTCTCGCGTTACAATGGCCTTTTAATCGTGATTTTCAGAAGTGACAAATCAAGCTTCCACGTTAACGTGAAAATCCACCACGATTTTGAGAAAAGCAGCGCAGTAACAAACAGGCCAAATATAGTTTTAGACTTTTCTCTGGTCTCCTTCCATGGATGTCATGTTTACTAACAAAGATTGAAATCATTGACTAATTTTGCAAACAACAAAGATATATGGAAAGAGGGATACCTTCATGATTGTACTGTCCACAGATCTTGCTACCGAATGATGagatatgaaatcaccaatagATTTGACATTAGCAAACTGGGAGCATTCTTTGAGTACAAGTTCTTTCAAAGGTGGAAATGTTGTGTAATATTGTTTGGGACTCATGGCGACAAAATTTGGCAGATTGCAAAGACTGAGACATTCTAAAGATGAAAGATGAAGGTGAATCTCACATTGGTTTTGATGATGATCAGTGTAGTCTCCAAATATGTATTCCAGTTGCACACAATCCTCAATGTAGACCGATTTCAATTTTGGAAAGACATTGCATAGCTTTTTGCTACCACTGTCATGATCTCCAGTGTCTATTATTATGTGCTTCAATTCATCACAACCTTTAATTGTCAAAGTTTCCAACAACATTATTGGAGCAATAGACAGGATAAACACCGATTTTATCTTTGAAATATTGCACAATTTAATCATTTTAATATTGCACAGGTTATGTGATTGTCTTGAAAGACATTGAGCTTGTTCCCATGTGTTAAGGCAATATGAATTTGATTCCTGTAATGTaatccaaataaaaaagaagttaaaataTCTCTTAGTGTTCCTACACAAAAGTATCAacagtttcttataaaaaagtataaaaatataacataacgAAAGACGGTGTGAGGGTTACTGTTGCAATTAAGTTTTCATGCGGTTGATCCTCAGAAACCAATGGGGTTTTAGTACACGCAGTACTCATTGTCCATGAAAAGATATTGCATTTGATAGGGTCAGATTGTTTTTGTGGCTTGGAAGCATCTCTAGAGACGGAAGAAGGCCCCTTAATCGATGAAGTCATGGTACCATAACATTCTGGGGAAATGTCGATCAAATTTGATAAACCATCAAGCTCCATCTTTTTTAGGGAACCAAGTTTGACATATTGGTCAAATTTGTATTTCAGCTTATCACATCTTTTCAATGTAATGGATTCTAGTGCCGGAAGATCATGGGTAGATAGAATTAATTCAAGTTCTGGACACTTCTCAATTTTAAGAACTTTCAGTTTTGGAAACATTGAGTCGCGACTCTTGCtatcaatatcatcatcatcaacaactatTTCACCTCTTGAATATTCCTCCCTTTTCCTTTCATCTATTACTATGTATTCGAGACACCTACAGTCAATTATTTCCAATATCTCCAACAACACTAGGCAACGAACAGTTGACACTTGAAATAGGGAGATCAACATCGGGCATTCCTTCAATGACACCTTATTTAGATTGCAGAGGTTTAGGTTGCACAAGCTATGGAAACGTTCACAACCTTTGATTGATAGCTTCTCTAAACTCTTTAGAAACTCAAATGAAAGTGGACCGTTGCACAATTCTTCCAAATTTTCCATTTTATTGAGCTTTAGTACAACCAACTTGGAGAAGACATTTGGTACTTGAGAATCAGTATGCCTACTAGAGTCAATGAGGCACCGTAGTTGTGAAATGAAACTCAAATTAAGCTCAACTAGATCATTCATACCTTGATCTACAGGAACAATCTCGGGTATGAGATTTCTCCATCCCTTCTCGATTCTTCTTAATCTAAGAATCTCAGCTGTTTGCATACAGTACTTGAGTGTTGTTTCAGATAGGAAAACTTCATCGTTGTCTTCAAAATACACATACTTTGATGATGAACCATTCACTGAATCCCAGTATTCATCGATACAAAACCTTTGCAGTTTAGGGAAAGTTATTTCTCGGCAAAATTCATTAAAACTGTTCATGAAATATAACTCTTGAAGTGATGAACATCTTTCAATCACTTTAAATGGATTATTCCTTACAATTTTACAACATTCCAAGTTCAACAATCTAAACTTCTCCAGTTTTGTAATTCCATGTGGCAATTCATCAATTATACAATCGTCCAAATCAAGTGTCTCAAGACTTTGCAAATTTCCAAAAATAGAGATATCACCCAAATTGACACGCTTAAAGAGAAGAGATCGAATATTCTTCAACGACTGAATTGATTGAGGTAATGATAGAGCTAGCTCATGAAAATGATTATAGAATAAATGAAAAACTTGAAGGCcagtattattttcaaaaaatgaatttgGTACTTCGATTTTCACATCGTCGCAGTCTTCATCCTTATGCACAAAGAGAGTCAGAATCTCAAGCTTGGAACCATCAATCTTACAGGAAAAAACATCCTTTAGCTTGCCTTCACAtaacaaatatttaatattattctcCCTTTCAACCATTGCCCTTTGATTTTTATCAGATAGCTTTATCGTTTGAATCTCTTTGTTCGCTAACCATTGGGCTGCATCACGAACCAAGTCATGCATTTTCACTTCACTTTGACCGGCCTCCAACAATAAACAAGAATCTATGAGTTTATTTTTGGATGTCAATACTTGACTTCGAGCATCTTCGTAGCTTCCATAATCTTCCCCAAAAAGGCCTGCTCCTATGCCAAGTCTAGTTAGCCTTTCGGTaggaatttcttcatcttctcgaAATACAGAACACATGAGGAATATTCTCTTGGCCTTTTCATTCTTCAAATTATCGTAGCTAAACTTCAagcatttataaattttaaccagTTCAGCATCAACACCGTGCATGGGCATATGTTTCTGCAAGGAGTTTAAGGCCGCATCCCACTCTTCCAGACGTTGTTCGCCCTTCAAACTACTGGCGATAGCAGCAATTGCAACTGGTAACCTTTTGCATTCGTTTGCAATTTTACGACCCTTGTCGAGCAAGTTTTTAGTTGATTTGTCGCTTAGACCAGCATAGCTTTTGAACATGATCCATGCGTCTTTTTCAGATAAGAGATCTAGTTGGATTGTCTTACTGCATAATCTGTTGCAAACCAACATATTGCGTGTGGTTACAAGAATTCTACTGCCTTTGTGATTGTCACTATATGGAATCCctatttcatcaaaatcaatatcTCCCCACACATCATCCAATATAAGAAGAAtcttctcatctttggttaATCTGCTCCATAATTTTTTGGGACGGTCAGATTCACTACAGTCATCCAATTTCAATCCCAAGGGTCCAGCAATAtcatcttgaatttttttaatatcaggAGAACATGACACTGTCGTATCAATAACATGCGTAAATTGTTCAGACTGCTTGAGTTCTTTACCTATTGCTTTGGCCAATGTAGTTTTTCCCGTCCCCCCCATCCCTTTCAACCCGATTATATAATTGTTCTCATCTGTCAGTGCATCCAAAAGCTCTTTGTATTTGGATTCCCTGCTTTTGAAAGGAATATAGTGTTGGGATGAATAACGCTCAACATCTGGAAGACGAGCTGGGAGCCCAATTGCAAGTTCCTTTCCAGTTTCCATCAATATCTTAATTTGCTTCTGCTTATTTGCAAGTTCCTTTCCCCTTCTATATCGCCATATGCAATCGgaacaaaatccaaaaaaacatttttttgttgttctGGTGTCTTCTTGAATGAGCTTTTCAGCTTCTTCTTCCCAAAAAAGAGCATTACCTTGAACATCTTCTCCTCTTCTGGTTGCCACGTCAACACGTTGCTTGACAGTTTTCCTTTCTACTTCCAAcctaattttttcttcttcgaaATCCTTAGCAATGCACGTGAAGCAACATATATAACTTGATTCTGCAATCGCCCCATTTATCAATTTCTCTACATATGGCTTCGCCAAATCAGTCACAAAGCTCGCCATCTAAATCAATTTCAATAGGTCAAAGTTAGGCGCATATATATGGACATGTCTAACATGAAAGAGTGGttcaagtggtgcatggtgcacaagtcatgaataacattataacgaatctCGTTATCTGAGCATATCATTCATGCTCTTTTTCTATACGAAGATTTTTCTCATACTGAGTCTGtttatttgaaaagaaaaaaaaatgaacttgaTGCCACACTTTTCATCAAAGTTTTTTAGTTTGTTCAAACAGGCATTCCATCCAATATTTCTAAATCTCCGATTTATCTTAGAAAACCATAAACAAGTTAATCTTGTAGAATAGTGGAGTGCAGACGAAAATGGAAATCATACAAATAGAAAATCTGAGAAAGtaacaaagaaaaacaaccATGAGATTGTTTTTTACCTTAATCAATATTTGGCTGTTATCAACACATACTCAAGCCTTTTGACCAGTCTGTTCCTTTCTCAGCAGCAGCTAGCATCTACTCATATtctgtaacaaaaaatataagcaGAGAAAGTAATATTTATAGATTCAATTTATGCATCGGCCACCCTTTAAATTTATCAATATTCCACATACTCTAAGTAATGTTCCATTAAGTAGTTGGCCATATGTAATTGTTTCTAAAGCAATATTAAGATGGTAAAGTATGTCTAAATGTTTGTGTAATTGATTGGAGTTTTGCAttcaagataaataaaaaatatagttttgtCATTTCTCTATGTACCAATATGAATCATAATTGTTCATAGAGCTTCACTCATTTATTTTCAATGTGGTAAAAATGGTAAGGCTCTCCTGTGGGCTGTGGATATCAAACTAAGTTATTTAATCAAAGTAGTGCAGTACTCCCTCCTGCcacaattataaacaaaagtttatttttcagattcattgaataattgtatttactatttagtccattatatagactagatacaataattattcaataataaatcttaaaagtgaactttttcttataattatagCCGGAGGGAGTTCGACACTTTCTAAAATATCGAggtttttatcatttaaatagAAGAGAAATCACACTGGTTAAATTGACTGcatataaaaaaagagaaatcacattttttttatataaaaaaaaaaaaaaaaaacaagcatATGATTGTTTGTTACCTTATTTCAGCACATGCTGAAGTAGGTAGTATGAAAAACTTTCTTGATCTTTCTCCAATCTGCAGTAGCTAGCATCAAAAGAATGAGGAAGTGCTTATTGCAATTCAAATTCTGAAGCAAGGAAATTCTTTTTTGGTTTCTTAGTACTCATTTCAGTCAATTGTCTTGTTCTAGTATGGTATATCCACAAATTTGTGgtccaaaagaaaaagaagggaCATTATTTGTGTAGTACAAACTAAAAGTTCAATTATTCAGAAACTTTACAGCTAGCTAGTCAAGTCATTGATTTAAACCTTCAATTATTGGTCTCAATACATTTGGTTTAGAGAAACCCAATGGTCAAGAATTGGTGTGGACACTAAATTATTGCCCCCTTCATGACAAAATACAAGCAAAAATCTCTTTTTAGgtttcattgcataattaaCTTATCTATACATTAATTTGTAATGaaactaaaaaatgaattttgcttatattttatcaCAAATGGGGTAATCCTTTCACATCATTTATTTTCATAGTTGAAACCAAACTGTTATTTAATCATTGTAGTACAcaaaatttcacttttcaaattttttcaaattgattaaataactgatgtatATAGACGataatatagatcagatacattagttatttaataaatatgaaaaatgatgttttgtttataattatggCGGAGGGAGTACTTCACAAAAGTGTTGGCACTTTCTAAAATCTTGAGGTTTATAATGTCTAAATCTTTTCATTTCAACATCCTTAAAAACCATACTTTTTGCTACTTAAGTCAGTATTAATCCCATGTTAATCCCATGGTTAAATTGACTGCTTATAACTTATTTCTGGTAATTTCGACGCAGGCTGAAGTAGGTAGTAGGACAGGATTGTGTGACTTTTGAGCGGGAAAGTCACATCATTTTGGACTGTTGGATCAATCTCACATCATAAAGtccaagtgtttttttttttaaaaaaaaaaaaaaaaaaaacagtattaGAAAGAGATCCACCGTCGTTCGTTTGCCGATGTCGTCATCAGTCATCACCACTGTTGCTCCGAACTTCACAGAGTAACAAAAACTAGATGCATCCTGAGTGATTGATCCACCGTCGTCGTCCTCTCTCCACGCCGTCCTGCTCATAGCAACGCCGCCGGGTTGGGTTTTAAATCCCCAATCGCCACAATCTGTACAAATGGTAGATAAGAACAGAGTATGGCCTTGCTAGTGCCTTCTCACTGAAATTGAACGGTGAATAAGAGGTGGATAGGAAACTGGGTTTTGCTTTGACACTGATGGCGGCGGCGATTTTTACTTTGTGAATATTGACGGCGGCGGTATGAACACATGGCGGTGGTTGGTTTTTCAATGTGGGGCCCAATCATTATGTATTTTCCTTCCTTCCTGACAGTTAAATCAAATGGTGGAAGCATCAAGTAGTAGCATTGAtactcctaaaatggtgaagtacccCTATCGGGTGTTTCCACTCCCCATACCTTGAAAAAAtggacaaatattttttataggaaTACATATTAAGATAAGATTCATGACTACAATCCCACAGAATTTGTAATTTGTTATCCTCTTGTCTAGCAGGCAAAAAGGAATATCCAAAATTCGGGTGGCTGAAGCAGCTACTTTCGAAGTAACGGAAAGAAAAGCAACTATTGGAGTGGGAGAGTTAGAGTCGAAAAGAGGATTCCTCACTTCTTTCTCTCATTCAAAACCGTGCATGAGACTTTCATCTCGCACGGTTCTTAAGTGATAAAAGAAAGAAGATCGGTTCTTCTTTACTTTTATGATTTCCTTCCTCGCGTATCTGGGGTGACGACGGGATCGTACCATTCTCATGACTCGAAATGGGGGCAGGTTTGAAAAAGGATCTTAGCGTGTCTCTTGactcctttttttcttcttatccgtAGGGATGGCGATGGGTGCCCACAGGTGGGTCTATCGGGTTTGGGATTTTCTGTCATCCCTACTCATCCGAGTTAGTCCACAAGGACTTGTCATGGTAAGTAACAAAGGGGAAACAAGCACACTTGGAGAGCGCAGTACAATGGATAGTTGTATGTATCTGGTACAAATCAATATCGGATATTCCATGTTACTCGTATGGTATGCACCGATTccgtacccatttttatttggttgatttatgatgatgaatacagaaaaaaaacatatttgccgttgaaaaatctcttaaaatattataatttttaattatatttcaattatctctcattttttatgaaaattgttAAGACGGtcgaccaaaaaaaattaaatcttcaacccatgatgataataattcacttaaaaataatttttctaatattttatattaacgtATCCGTACGttaaattttctaaatatatcGTACCGCGTACTAGTACCCGTACCgaataccggtaccgtacccatACCTAGGCAACATAGATCAAGCATAACTTTCTTTCCTTCCTAAAATGTGTAAGTAAAACCGTAAAAGTCACGTGTTAATAGA encodes:
- the LOC123882159 gene encoding uncharacterized protein LOC123882159 isoform X1, with protein sequence MASFVTDLAKPYVEKLINGAIAESSYICCFTCIAKDFEEEKIRLEVERKTVKQRVDVATRRGEDVQGNALFWEEEAEKLIQEDTRTTKKCFFGFCSDCIWRYRRGKELANKQKQIKILMETGKELAIGLPARLPDVERYSSQHYIPFKSRESKYKELLDALTDENNYIIGLKGMGGTGKTTLAKAIGKELKQSEQFTHVIDTTVSCSPDIKKIQDDIAGPLGLKLDDCSESDRPKKLWSRLTKDEKILLILDDVWGDIDFDEIGIPYSDNHKGSRILVTTRNMLVCNRLCSKTIQLDLLSEKDAWIMFKSYAGLSDKSTKNLLDKGRKIANECKRLPVAIAAIASSLKGEQRLEEWDAALNSLQKHMPMHGVDAELVKIYKCLKFSYDNLKNEKAKRIFLMCSVFREDEEIPTERLTRLGIGAGLFGEDYGSYEDARSQVLTSKNKLIDSCLLLEAGQSEVKMHDLVRDAAQWLANKEIQTIKLSDKNQRAMVERENNIKYLLCEGKLKDVFSCKIDGSKLEILTLFVHKDEDCDDVKIEVPNSFFENNTGLQVFHLFYNHFHELALSLPQSIQSLKNIRSLLFKRVNLGDISIFGNLQSLETLDLDDCIIDELPHGITKLEKFRLLNLECCKIVRNNPFKVIERCSSLQELYFMNSFNEFCREITFPKLQRFCIDEYWDSVNGSSSKYVYFEDNDEVFLSETTLKYCMQTAEILRLRRIEKGWRNLIPEIVPVDQGMNDLVELNLSFISQLRCLIDSSRHTDSQVPNVFSKLVVLKLNKMENLEELCNGPLSFEFLKSLEKLSIKGCERFHSLCNLNLCNLNKVSLKECPMLISLFQVSTVRCLVLLEILEIIDCRCLEYIVIDERKREEYSRGEIVVDDDDIDSKSRDSMFPKLKVLKIEKCPELELILSTHDLPALESITLKRCDKLKYKFDQYVKLGSLKKMELDGLSNLIDISPECYGTMTSSIKGPSSVSRDASKPQKQSDPIKCNIFSWTMSTACTKTPLVSEDQPHENLIATESNSYCLNTWEQAQCLSRQSHNLCNIKMIKLCNISKIKSVFILSIAPIMLLETLTIKGCDELKHIIIDTGDHDSGSKKLCNVFPKLKSVYIEDCVQLEYIFGDYTDHHQNQCEIHLHLSSLECLSLCNLPNFVAMSPKQYYTTFPPLKELVLKECSQFANVKSIGDFISHHSVARSVDSTIMKELSGNMEHFLGLESLKVYNSKVENIFFLNEENGQQMNLGLQYIQLCDLLMMKFLFVGANNAFALKNLRRINIVRCEKLEIVFSTSILRFLPQLRDLRIEECKELKHIIEDDDSENKKSSDTKTCFLKLNKLVVIKCNKLKYVFPISICKELPELNLLVIREADELEKIFAGEGDDQKVEIPKLRYLAFLNLPSLCQTQEVQFEAVKDRFVQNCKKLSITTALTPKDIDISHFDYSEGFEFHWYNLYYLFLKESKCHDTSNKHPSNSKTTEDFAAGIEVQVASEHELTSSQELMNEKSLDQQCMMDQQHSREETDCRTSSQEDGDGQIATTSFSIATTESNDQVSLNDDVAMKVSSVVEQQFPKEDVIIGSRHNVATTESNDQVSLNDDVAMKVSSVVEPQFPKEDAIIGSRHNVATTELNDQVSLNDDVAMKVSLVVEQRFPNKDEIIVSKSWPSSIASQFPSKPSEGDSSHIVEDSSSSLLVTRELEQLVVKKHLDHENLSLLTDFFIKHPYVVLKDTSLSNRYKGYAYNCLSELLKFLQTHSVLDVSGSSHSEFVELLQDVRKFSFDKKWLNGVENHALFPGLQVSEAALQKLLDSKQMLTQHVEDLKHQLASSEAVLESIIQQEAQILETRAAITDPIGF
- the LOC123882159 gene encoding uncharacterized protein LOC123882159 isoform X2 produces the protein MASFVTDLAKPYVEKLINGAIAESSYICCFTCIAKDFEEEKIRLEVERKTVKQRVDVATRRGEDVQGNALFWEEEAEKLIQEDTRTTKKCFFGFCSDCIWRYRRGKELANKQKQIKILMETGKELAIGLPARLPDVERYSSQHYIPFKSRESKYKELLDALTDENNYIIGLKGMGGTGKTTLAKAIGKELKQSEQFTHVIDTTVSCSPDIKKIQDDIAGPLGLKLDDCSESDRPKKLWSRLTKDEKILLILDDVWGDIDFDEIGIPYSDNHKGSRILVTTRNMLVCNRLCSKTIQLDLLSEKDAWIMFKSYAGLSDKSTKNLLDKGRKIANECKRLPVAIAAIASSLKGEQRLEEWDAALNSLQKHMPMHGVDAELVKIYKCLKFSYDNLKNEKAKRIFLMCSVFREDEEIPTERLTRLGIGAGLFGEDYGSYEDARSQVLTSKNKLIDSCLLLEAGQSEVKMHDLVRDAAQWLANKEIQTIKLSDKNQRAMVERENNIKYLLCEGKLKDVFSCKIDGSKLEILTLFVHKDEDCDDVKIEVPNSFFENNTGLQVFHLFYNHFHELALSLPQSIQSLKNIRSLLFKRVNLGDISIFGNLQSLETLDLDDCIIDELPHGITKLEKFRLLNLECCKIVRNNPFKVIERCSSLQELYFMNSFNEFCREITFPKLQRFCIDEYWDSVNGSSSKYVYFEDNDEVFLSETTLKYCMQTAEILRLRRIEKGWRNLIPEIVPVDQGMNDLVELNLSFISQLRCLIDSSRHTDSQVPNVFSKLVVLKLNKMENLEELCNGPLSFEFLKSLEKLSIKGCERFHSLCNLNLCNLNKVSLKECPMLISLFQVSTVRCLVLLEILEIIDCRCLEYIVIDERKREEYSRGEIVVDDDDIDSKSRDSMFPKLKVLKIEKCPELELILSTHDLPALESITLKRCDKLKYKFDQYVKLGSLKKMELDGLSNLIDISPECYGTMTSSIKGPSSVSRDASKPQKQSDPIKCNIFSWTMSTACTKTPLVSEDQPHENLIATESNSYCLNTWEQAQCLSRQSHNLCNIKMIKLCNISKIKSVFILSIAPIMLLETLTIKGCDELKHIIIDTGDHDSGSKKLCNVFPKLKSVYIEDCVQLEYIFGDYTDHHQNQCEIHLHLSSLECLSLCNLPNFVAMSPKQYYTTFPPLKELVLKECSQFANVKSIGDFISHHSVARSVDSTIMKELSGNMEHFLGLESLKVYNSKVENIFFLNEENGQQMNLGLQYIQLCDLLMMKFLFVGANNAFALKNLRRINIVRCEKLEIVFSTSILRFLPQLRDLRIEECKELKHIIEDDDSENKKSSDTKTCFLKLNKLVVIKCNKLKYVFPISICKELPELNLLVIREADELEKIFAGEGDDQKVEIPKLRYLAFLNLPSLCQTQEVQFEAVKDRFVQNCKKLSITTALTPKDIDISHFDYSEGFEFHWYNLYYLFLKESKCHDTSNKHPSNSKTTEDFAAGIEVQVASEHELTSSQELMNEKSLDQQCMMDQQHSREETDCRTSSQEDGDGQIATTSFSIATTESNDQVSLNDDVAMKVSSVVEQQFPKEDVIIGSRHNVATTESNDQVSLNDDVAMKVSLVVEQRFPNKDEIIVSKSWPSSIASQFPSKPSEGDSSHIVEDSSSSLLVTRELEQLVVKKHLDHENLSLLTDFFIKHPYVVLKDTSLSNRYKGYAYNCLSELLKFLQTHSVLDVSGSSHSEFVELLQDVRKFSFDKKWLNGVENHALFPGLQVSEAALQKLLDSKQMLTQHVEDLKHQLASSEAVLESIIQQEAQILETRAAITDPIGF